Proteins from a genomic interval of Narcine bancroftii isolate sNarBan1 chromosome 12, sNarBan1.hap1, whole genome shotgun sequence:
- the cd79b gene encoding B-cell antigen receptor complex-associated protein beta chain encodes MASFSGKLWPILNIMFMLTIAIGVWCKEPKVSYSVPYRAVTKGNNATLRCVFENLPTSNKLTIKWYKHGENPIQLASVISFKHEASLIILNARKLHSGIYYCSLQTDHGVTSHCAAELNVQPKATELKSLKTSNMMKDTLILIQGILLILCLILPGMLFLSKNKQKKKNDDMETYHMYEGLEVMQTAMYEDIGNLKPSEEKPSEDKWPDAEQPNE; translated from the exons ATGGCTTCCTTTTCTGGTAAATTATGGCCAATACTAAACATAATGTTTATGCTCACCATTGCAATTG GAGTCTGGTGCAAAGAGCCGAAAGTCAGTTACTCTGTGCCTTATCGAGCTGTCACGAAAGGAAACAATGCGACTCTGCGCTGTGTCTTTGAAAATCTGCCTACCAGCAATAAACTCACCATCAAGTGGTACAAACATGGGGAAAACCCCATTCAATTGGCATCCGTAATCAGCTTTAAACATGAAGCCTCGcttataattttaaatgcaaGGAAATTACATTCAGGAATTTACTACTGTAGTTTACAAACAGACCACGGTGTGACATCCCATTGTGCGGCAGAATTAAATGTGCAACCAA AAGCCACTGAATTGAAATCTCTGAAAACCTCAAACATGATGAAAGACACATTGATTTTAATCCAGGGAATTCTGCTGATCCTTTGTCTCATTTTGCCAGGAATGTTGTTTCTTAGCAAA AataaacagaaaaagaaaaacGATGATATGGAGACTTACCACATGTATGAG GGTTTAGAAGTTATGCAGACAGCCATGTATGAAGACATTGGCAACCTAAAACCATCTGAAGAGAAACCATCTGAAGATAAATGGCCTGATGCGGAGCAGCCAAATGAGTAA